One Pseudomonas entomophila genomic window carries:
- a CDS encoding DUF3077 domain-containing protein, translating to MSTDDTTPHTTVGKTKFYQGEKHTDPLFCIEPGIPCQHAREQASELMGCVCDLTITGIMEDKPQLIWASYYLSALAKALMDDAELGMKH from the coding sequence ATGAGCACAGACGACACCACGCCCCACACCACCGTGGGCAAGACCAAGTTCTACCAGGGTGAAAAGCATACCGACCCGCTGTTCTGCATCGAACCCGGCATCCCTTGCCAGCACGCACGGGAACAGGCTTCGGAGTTGATGGGCTGCGTGTGCGACCTGACCATCACCGGGATCATGGAGGACAAGCCTCAGCTGATCTGGGCATCGTATTACCTCAGCGCGCTGGCCAAGGCGCTGATGGATGATGCGGAGTTGGGGATGAAGCATTAA